A portion of the Oscillospiraceae bacterium genome contains these proteins:
- a CDS encoding TIGR03960 family B12-binding radical SAM protein, whose amino-acid sequence MFDPKLKEALGRVQKPGRYTGGEPGSVYKDKEKVDVRFAFCFPDTYEVGMSFLGEKILYELLNRHENWWCERAFMPWLDMKAEMERLGLPLYTMESKDPLTAFDAVGFTLQYELSYTNILAMLDLAGIPFYSRDRDERWPLIVAGGPCACNAEPIADFFDVVQLGEGENQLPSICAEIEKAKKEGGISKKELLLRIAKIPGVYIPAFYDVTYCEDGRVKAITPNEPGIPARITKAIIKDLNEFAPPTNFVVPMVGAIQDRASIEVLRGCVRGCRFCQAGFLYRPMRQRDASLLNKAAQDLCANTGYEELSLSSLSTSDHGQLEELLDDLNEWAPKEHVSLSLPSLRVDNFSESLIEKTTKVRKSGLTFAAEAGTQRLRNVINKNVTWDEIEKTCTIAFNAGYTAVKLYFMMGLPTETMEDIEGIAETAQKVVDLYYSLPKRGKGKGVQVTISCACFVPKPHTPFEFVPMDTEEMLRAKQKHLLESVHSRKIKVNYHDSTTSFLEGVFAKGDRRLAPVIVEAYKRGCYFDGWEECFKYDTWMQTFADMGIDPAFYCQRAIGLDEVTPWSHMDYGVTHEYLVREYNKALAAQTTQPCNRACHGCGANHLLGGPCFDYSQNLV is encoded by the coding sequence ATGTTTGACCCGAAACTGAAAGAAGCGCTGGGCCGGGTGCAGAAACCCGGCCGCTACACCGGCGGTGAGCCGGGCAGCGTCTATAAGGATAAAGAAAAAGTGGACGTGCGTTTCGCGTTCTGCTTCCCGGATACCTACGAGGTGGGCATGTCCTTCCTTGGCGAAAAGATCCTGTACGAGCTGCTCAACCGCCACGAAAACTGGTGGTGTGAGCGCGCCTTTATGCCCTGGCTGGACATGAAAGCCGAGATGGAGCGTCTGGGCCTGCCCCTGTACACCATGGAGAGCAAGGACCCGCTCACTGCGTTTGACGCGGTGGGCTTTACGCTGCAGTACGAACTTTCCTATACCAACATCCTGGCCATGCTGGATCTGGCGGGCATCCCGTTCTATTCCAGGGACCGCGACGAGCGCTGGCCGCTGATCGTGGCGGGCGGCCCCTGCGCCTGCAACGCGGAGCCCATTGCGGACTTCTTTGATGTGGTCCAGCTGGGCGAGGGCGAAAATCAGCTGCCCTCCATCTGCGCCGAGATCGAAAAGGCCAAAAAGGAGGGCGGCATCTCCAAAAAGGAACTGCTGCTGCGCATTGCAAAGATCCCCGGCGTCTACATCCCGGCGTTCTACGATGTGACCTACTGCGAGGACGGCAGGGTCAAGGCCATCACCCCCAACGAGCCGGGCATCCCGGCACGCATCACCAAGGCCATCATCAAGGACCTGAACGAGTTTGCCCCGCCCACCAACTTTGTAGTGCCCATGGTGGGTGCCATCCAGGACCGTGCCAGCATCGAGGTGCTGCGCGGCTGCGTGCGCGGCTGCCGGTTCTGTCAGGCAGGCTTCCTCTACCGCCCCATGCGTCAGCGTGACGCCAGCCTGCTGAACAAGGCCGCACAGGACCTGTGCGCCAACACCGGCTATGAAGAGCTCAGCCTGTCCAGCCTGTCCACCTCTGACCACGGCCAGCTGGAAGAACTGCTGGACGACCTGAACGAATGGGCGCCCAAGGAGCACGTCAGCCTGTCGCTGCCGAGCCTGCGTGTGGACAATTTCTCCGAGAGCCTCATCGAAAAAACCACCAAGGTGCGCAAGAGCGGCCTGACCTTTGCGGCCGAGGCCGGTACTCAGCGCCTGCGCAATGTCATCAACAAGAACGTGACCTGGGACGAGATCGAAAAGACCTGCACCATCGCGTTCAATGCGGGCTATACGGCGGTCAAGCTCTACTTCATGATGGGTCTGCCCACCGAGACCATGGAGGACATCGAGGGCATTGCCGAGACCGCCCAGAAGGTGGTGGACCTGTACTATTCACTGCCCAAGCGCGGCAAGGGCAAGGGCGTGCAGGTGACCATCAGCTGCGCCTGCTTTGTGCCCAAGCCCCACACACCCTTTGAGTTCGTGCCCATGGACACCGAGGAGATGCTGCGCGCCAAGCAGAAGCATCTGCTGGAAAGCGTGCACAGCCGTAAGATCAAGGTGAACTACCACGACAGCACCACCAGCTTCCTCGAAGGCGTATTCGCCAAGGGCGACCGCCGCCTGGCTCCGGTCATCGTGGAGGCCTACAAGCGCGGCTGCTACTTCGACGGCTGGGAAGAGTGCTTCAAGTATGACACCTGGATGCAGACCTTTGCGGATATGGGCATCGACCCGGCGTTCTACTGCCAGCGTGCCATCGGCCTGGACGAGGTGACCCCCTGGTCCCACATGGACTACGGCGTCACCCACGAATATCTGGTGCGGGAGTACAACAAGGCTCTTGCCGCCCAGACCACCCAGCCCTGCAACCGTGCCTGCCACGGCTGCGGTGCCAACCATCTGCTAGGAGGTCCCTGCTTTGATTACAGTCAGAATCTCGTTTGA
- a CDS encoding peptidase: protein MHRRTPLRMGPLRFRDPVLLCGVLYGLLLFDASGFLRTGLLAAFLHEWGHILVYCAQQRRFPVIEVTLTGFCMRLGRAELSPAQRFRLAAAGPAVNFALAGVWAVLLSRQATVRGSAFWAANLLTGVFNLLPVPPLDGAQMLASAAQLRTQKKSARNDCKNLHFRVK, encoded by the coding sequence ATGCATAGGCGCACCCCGCTGCGGATGGGCCCGCTGCGCTTCCGGGACCCGGTGCTGCTGTGCGGGGTGCTGTATGGGCTGCTGCTGTTTGATGCCAGCGGCTTTCTGCGCACCGGCCTGCTGGCAGCCTTCCTCCATGAATGGGGGCATATCCTCGTGTACTGTGCGCAGCAGCGCCGCTTTCCGGTCATCGAGGTCACGCTGACCGGCTTCTGCATGCGGCTGGGCAGGGCAGAACTGTCCCCGGCGCAGCGGTTCCGGCTGGCGGCGGCCGGTCCGGCGGTAAACTTTGCGCTGGCCGGGGTGTGGGCCGTGCTGCTGTCCCGGCAGGCCACCGTGCGGGGCAGCGCGTTCTGGGCGGCAAACCTGCTCACCGGGGTGTTCAACCTCCTGCCGGTGCCGCCGTTGGACGGGGCCCAGATGCTGGCCAGCGCGGCGCAGCTGCGGACACAGAAGAAATCTGCCCGAAACGATTGCAAAAATCTGCACTTTCGGGTAAAATGA
- a CDS encoding M23 family metallopeptidase codes for MRKRTKNRKRPTARWGAAGAALLAGVCLAVQTQAARRPAGAVCFPLQTTVWRVSDGYGTRQDPFTGEERFHQGVDLACAEGTAVLAVREGVATAARRSDSYGVCLQLLHPDGTETLYAHLQYLYVRTGETVQAGQILGTAGQTGRVTGAHLHFELRRQGTACDPSALLGLSDA; via the coding sequence ATGCGAAAAAGAACGAAAAACCGGAAAAGACCCACAGCCCGGTGGGGTGCTGCGGGCGCGGCCCTTCTGGCAGGCGTGTGTCTTGCGGTACAGACGCAGGCAGCCCGCCGCCCGGCAGGAGCCGTCTGTTTCCCGCTGCAGACCACCGTGTGGCGGGTGTCGGACGGCTACGGCACCCGGCAGGACCCCTTTACCGGGGAAGAGCGCTTCCACCAAGGAGTGGACCTTGCCTGTGCGGAAGGCACGGCGGTGCTGGCTGTCCGGGAAGGAGTTGCCACGGCTGCCCGACGCAGCGACAGCTATGGCGTCTGCCTGCAGCTGCTGCACCCGGACGGCACCGAGACCCTTTATGCGCACCTGCAATACCTGTATGTGCGTACCGGTGAAACGGTACAGGCCGGGCAGATACTGGGCACGGCAGGGCAGACCGGCCGTGTCACCGGGGCACACCTGCACTTTGAGCTGCGCCGACAGGGGACCGCCTGCGACCCGTCGGCCCTGCTGGGACTGTCGGATGCATAG
- the ppk1 gene encoding polyphosphate kinase 1, whose product MSDETIFINRELSWLDFNRRVLALGKDKNVPLAEQVKFLAIYGSNLDEFFMVRVGSLQERANLEQSKSKKEKRENKTNMTAAEQLAAIMPKTAQLQADCDKYYAKALEELAGCGYRKVDFDHLSKEDERFWKKYFQTELFPILSPQIVDSRHPFPFLRNKEIYLGVLLREKHPNAQSLGIIPISSQMERLHFVKKDGETQFALVEELVLHYASSIFGKESILESCLFRVTRNADIDVKEGMMDHDIDYREIMTELLKRRRKLAAVRLQVTPEAAPEVQRLLCSRLELSGKRVFVQKSPLDLSFFYKLTGRIEAEDHPGLFYPAARPMLPPPDYDLTEEVQKHDVLLSYPYQSIRPFIDMLKKAARDPDVISIKMTLYRMARESQIVQALMEAAENGKEVVALVELRARFDEQNNIDWSKQLENAGCTVIYGFDDYKVHSKLTLITRKQADGYSYITQIGTGNYNEKTSELYTDYSFITADEGIGEEASKVFRNLAVQQLTEESDRMLVAPLRFKSVLLDEMDHVIAAARMGRPASMILKNNSISDRDIILKLQEASCAGVRIDMIVRGICCVRAEVPGKTENLHIRSLVGRYLEHGRIYSFFDGVHTRIYIASGDFLTRNTECRVEVGVRVEDPVLVKKLTDILQLQLRDNVNTREMRPDGSYQKVKPAEGEPIVNGQMGMYDLLRNDWTREEPWKPTTPKAAPAEAPAAEKQTAAEGPKAKTPEVPVQEPPKAKGPDFVEAAPATPAPIHLEPTEHPKGGDHFDELEQMLDKKHLPDQPQKPTVVVTAPKKRGLFSQVLDLFKKKK is encoded by the coding sequence ATGAGCGACGAGACCATTTTTATCAACCGGGAACTGAGCTGGCTGGACTTCAACCGCCGGGTCCTGGCCCTTGGCAAGGACAAAAACGTGCCCCTTGCCGAGCAGGTCAAATTCCTGGCCATCTACGGCTCCAATCTGGACGAATTCTTCATGGTGCGCGTCGGCTCTCTGCAGGAGCGCGCCAACCTGGAACAGAGCAAGAGCAAAAAGGAAAAGCGCGAGAACAAGACCAACATGACCGCAGCCGAACAGTTGGCAGCCATCATGCCCAAGACCGCCCAGCTGCAGGCGGACTGCGACAAATACTATGCCAAGGCGTTGGAAGAGCTGGCCGGGTGCGGCTACCGCAAGGTGGATTTTGACCACCTGAGCAAGGAGGATGAGCGCTTCTGGAAAAAATACTTCCAGACTGAGCTGTTCCCCATTCTCAGCCCGCAGATCGTGGACAGCCGCCACCCGTTCCCGTTCCTGCGCAACAAGGAGATCTACCTGGGTGTCCTTTTGCGGGAGAAGCACCCCAATGCCCAGAGCCTGGGCATCATCCCCATCTCCAGCCAGATGGAGCGGCTGCACTTTGTCAAAAAGGACGGCGAAACGCAGTTTGCACTGGTGGAAGAGCTGGTGCTGCACTATGCGTCCAGCATCTTTGGCAAGGAGAGCATCCTGGAAAGCTGCCTGTTCCGGGTCACCCGCAATGCGGACATCGACGTCAAGGAAGGCATGATGGATCACGACATCGACTATCGTGAGATCATGACCGAGCTGCTCAAGCGCCGCCGCAAGCTGGCGGCTGTGCGCCTGCAGGTTACGCCGGAGGCCGCCCCGGAGGTGCAGCGTTTGCTGTGCAGCCGTCTGGAGCTGTCGGGCAAGCGAGTCTTTGTGCAGAAGAGCCCGCTGGACCTGAGTTTTTTCTACAAGCTCACCGGGCGCATTGAAGCAGAGGACCACCCCGGCCTGTTTTACCCGGCTGCCCGGCCCATGCTGCCGCCGCCAGACTATGATCTGACCGAGGAAGTGCAGAAGCACGATGTGCTGCTGAGCTACCCGTACCAGTCCATCCGGCCCTTCATCGACATGCTCAAAAAGGCCGCCCGTGACCCGGATGTCATCTCCATCAAGATGACCCTGTACCGCATGGCGCGGGAATCGCAGATCGTGCAGGCCCTGATGGAAGCCGCCGAAAACGGCAAGGAAGTGGTGGCGCTGGTGGAGCTGCGCGCCCGCTTTGACGAGCAGAACAACATCGACTGGTCGAAGCAGTTGGAAAATGCGGGCTGCACCGTGATCTACGGCTTCGATGACTACAAGGTGCACTCCAAGCTCACCCTCATCACCCGTAAGCAGGCCGACGGCTACTCCTACATCACCCAGATCGGTACCGGCAACTACAACGAAAAGACCAGTGAGCTCTACACCGACTATTCCTTCATCACGGCAGATGAGGGCATCGGCGAGGAAGCCTCCAAGGTGTTCCGCAATCTGGCCGTGCAGCAGCTCACCGAGGAGAGCGACCGGATGCTGGTGGCTCCGCTGCGGTTCAAGAGCGTATTGCTGGATGAGATGGATCATGTGATCGCAGCTGCCCGCATGGGCCGCCCGGCGTCCATGATCCTCAAGAACAACTCCATCAGCGACCGCGATATCATCCTCAAACTGCAGGAAGCCAGCTGCGCCGGGGTGCGCATCGACATGATCGTGCGCGGTATCTGCTGTGTGCGTGCCGAGGTGCCCGGCAAGACCGAGAACCTGCATATCCGCAGTCTGGTGGGCCGCTATCTGGAGCATGGCCGCATTTACAGCTTCTTTGACGGGGTGCATACCCGCATCTACATTGCCTCCGGCGACTTCCTCACCCGCAACACCGAGTGCCGCGTGGAAGTGGGCGTGCGGGTGGAGGACCCTGTACTGGTGAAAAAGCTCACCGACATCCTGCAGCTGCAGTTGCGCGACAACGTCAATACCCGGGAAATGCGGCCCGATGGCAGCTACCAGAAGGTCAAGCCTGCCGAAGGCGAACCCATCGTCAACGGCCAGATGGGCATGTACGACCTGCTCCGGAACGATTGGACGAGAGAAGAGCCCTGGAAACCTACCACGCCCAAGGCAGCGCCTGCCGAAGCCCCGGCAGCGGAAAAGCAGACGGCGGCGGAGGGACCGAAGGCGAAAACGCCGGAAGTTCCTGTACAGGAACCGCCCAAGGCGAAAGGGCCTGATTTCGTGGAAGCTGCACCTGCCACGCCTGCGCCTATCCATCTGGAGCCGACGGAGCACCCGAAAGGCGGCGACCACTTTGACGAGCTGGAGCAGATGCTGGACAAAAAGCATCTGCCGGACCAGCCCCAAAAGCCCACCGTGGTGGTGACCGCCCCGAAGAAGCGGGGTCTGTTCAGCCAGGTGCTGGACCTCTTCAAAAAGAAGAAATAA
- a CDS encoding helix-hairpin-helix domain-containing protein, with protein MRETHLCTALRREILFIAACAAAAVLCVGLAFWFAVPQQPSQKQLPPDSTPLSEHWYVDLNTADAAALCTLPGVGPSRARALIEYRQQHGPFARVADAAAVPGLTEDLVASWEGQATANTPAQTMP; from the coding sequence ATGAGAGAAACGCATCTGTGCACCGCCCTCCGGCGGGAGATCCTTTTTATAGCAGCCTGTGCAGCCGCTGCGGTGCTGTGCGTGGGGCTGGCGTTCTGGTTTGCGGTGCCGCAGCAGCCTTCACAGAAGCAGCTGCCGCCGGACAGCACACCGCTGTCGGAGCACTGGTATGTGGACCTGAACACGGCGGATGCTGCTGCCCTGTGCACCTTGCCGGGGGTCGGGCCCAGCCGCGCCCGGGCATTGATCGAGTACCGGCAGCAGCACGGCCCCTTTGCCCGCGTTGCCGACGCTGCGGCCGTGCCGGGCCTGACGGAGGACCTTGTGGCCTCCTGGGAAGGGCAGGCAACGGCAAACACACCTGCACAAACGATGCCGTAA
- a CDS encoding HAD hydrolase family protein yields MNQSLANKLVLCDLDNLLLGPDGNLTQVVRDVLQLFSSRGGRFTVFSQRTPKAVRAILGSVRLSAPALVCGGTLAYHFADGSRQPLCSFAGQDAGLFASLPSAAGVGIALQMQDGSTRVLRMSHALEQHLQQEWTPYLLANAADIRPDEVLRALVYQDNRSIPLTSLLEKALGDSTTALLGERAAPDLLRLTPRTVSGAEMLQAVCTPVGIAPENVLVLAGNMPMLELVRAASRSAAAADAPAELRLAAKQVTLTDAAGGAAVEVLYRMVRDAEKLA; encoded by the coding sequence ATGAACCAATCCCTTGCCAACAAGCTGGTCCTCTGTGATCTGGACAATCTCCTGCTTGGCCCGGATGGCAACCTGACCCAGGTCGTGCGGGATGTGCTGCAGCTGTTTTCCAGCCGCGGCGGCCGGTTCACCGTCTTTTCCCAGCGCACGCCCAAGGCAGTGCGGGCCATTCTGGGCAGCGTGCGTCTCTCGGCCCCGGCACTGGTGTGCGGCGGCACGCTGGCCTATCATTTTGCGGACGGATCCCGTCAGCCGCTGTGCAGCTTTGCCGGGCAGGATGCCGGTCTGTTCGCCAGCCTGCCCAGTGCGGCCGGTGTGGGCATTGCCCTGCAGATGCAGGATGGCTCCACCCGCGTGCTGCGCATGAGCCATGCGCTGGAGCAGCACCTGCAGCAGGAGTGGACCCCCTATCTGCTGGCCAACGCAGCGGATATCCGCCCGGATGAGGTACTGCGAGCCCTGGTGTACCAGGACAACCGCAGCATCCCTCTGACGTCCCTGCTGGAAAAGGCACTGGGCGACAGCACGACCGCCCTGCTGGGTGAGCGTGCAGCCCCGGACCTGCTGCGCCTGACCCCGCGGACGGTTTCGGGTGCGGAGATGCTGCAGGCCGTGTGCACGCCGGTGGGCATTGCCCCGGAAAATGTGCTGGTGCTGGCGGGCAATATGCCCATGCTGGAGCTGGTGCGGGCCGCAAGCCGGAGCGCTGCGGCGGCCGATGCCCCGGCGGAGCTGCGCCTTGCCGCAAAGCAGGTCACCCTGACCGATGCTGCCGGCGGCGCTGCTGTGGAGGTTTTGTACCGCATGGTGCGGGATGCTGAAAAATTGGCGTAA
- a CDS encoding RluA family pseudouridine synthase — protein MEQREFVVEQETAGQRIDRFLSGEDTGLSRSALQALVADGHVQCNGKTVAKSLKLKAGDTVLLEIPDAKPIEAVPQEIPLDIVYEDAHLLVVNKPKGMVVHPAPGNPDGTLVNALLWHCKGSLSGIGGEIRPGIVHRIDKDTSGLLVVAKDDATHIGLSQQMAVHSVERAYNTIVYGGFAQDEGFVESNLGRSKTDRKKMAVYPAGEPNTKYAYTGYKVLERLGEFTMLECRLKTGRTHQIRVHMASIHHPVAGDPVYGPHNCITSLHGQCLHAKTLGFVHPITGEYLRFDSDLPDYFTHFLATLRRKNP, from the coding sequence ATGGAACAGCGTGAATTTGTGGTGGAGCAGGAGACGGCGGGCCAGCGCATTGACCGCTTCCTCAGCGGGGAGGATACTGGCCTGTCCCGCTCGGCGCTGCAGGCACTGGTAGCTGACGGCCATGTGCAGTGCAACGGCAAGACCGTGGCCAAAAGTCTCAAGCTGAAAGCAGGGGACACCGTGCTGCTGGAGATCCCGGACGCAAAGCCCATCGAGGCCGTTCCGCAGGAGATCCCGCTGGATATCGTGTATGAGGACGCCCACCTGCTGGTGGTCAACAAGCCCAAGGGCATGGTGGTGCACCCGGCCCCCGGCAACCCGGACGGCACCCTGGTCAACGCCCTGCTGTGGCATTGCAAGGGCAGCCTGTCCGGCATCGGCGGCGAGATCCGCCCCGGCATCGTGCACCGCATCGACAAGGACACCAGCGGCCTGCTGGTGGTGGCCAAGGATGACGCCACCCACATCGGCCTGTCGCAGCAGATGGCGGTCCATAGCGTGGAGCGTGCCTACAATACCATCGTGTACGGCGGCTTTGCACAGGATGAGGGCTTTGTGGAGTCCAATCTGGGCCGTAGCAAGACCGACCGCAAAAAAATGGCGGTCTACCCCGCCGGGGAACCCAACACCAAATACGCCTATACGGGCTATAAGGTACTGGAACGGCTGGGGGAGTTCACCATGCTGGAGTGCCGCCTGAAAACCGGCCGCACCCATCAGATCCGTGTGCATATGGCCTCCATCCATCACCCGGTGGCGGGCGACCCCGTATACGGCCCCCACAACTGCATCACCAGCCTGCACGGGCAGTGTCTGCACGCCAAAACGCTGGGGTTTGTCCACCCCATCACCGGGGAATACCTGCGCTTCGACTCAGACCTGCCGGACTATTTTACCCATTTTCTTGCAACGCTCAGGAGGAAGAATCCATGA
- the lspA gene encoding signal peptidase II, with translation MAFVLFNLAAVAALVGIDQLIKLWASNVLQPVGAMPLIPHVVELRFVLNQGMAFSLLSGKQLFLIAATSAALLLVAYALFFRSRGKYLQQAALILVLGGGIGNLIDRVLNGEVVDYINLLFMRFAVFNFADICVCVGVALWVLVIFLEESHSGNADATKEP, from the coding sequence ATGGCATTTGTACTTTTCAATCTGGCCGCGGTGGCGGCGCTGGTGGGCATCGACCAGCTCATCAAGCTGTGGGCATCCAATGTGCTGCAGCCGGTAGGGGCCATGCCGCTCATCCCGCATGTGGTGGAGCTGCGGTTCGTGCTCAATCAGGGCATGGCGTTCAGCCTGCTCAGCGGCAAGCAGCTGTTCCTCATTGCTGCAACCAGTGCAGCTCTGCTGTTGGTAGCCTACGCGCTGTTTTTCCGCAGCCGGGGCAAATACCTGCAGCAGGCGGCGCTCATTCTGGTGCTGGGCGGCGGCATTGGCAACCTGATTGACCGCGTGCTCAACGGCGAAGTGGTGGACTACATCAACCTGCTGTTCATGCGGTTCGCCGTGTTCAACTTTGCAGACATCTGCGTGTGTGTAGGCGTGGCGCTCTGGGTGCTGGTGATCTTTCTGGAAGAGAGCCACTCCGGCAATGCCGACGCCACGAAGGAGCCGTAA
- a CDS encoding DivIVA domain-containing protein: MQFEKNLRGYRTEDVDRFLDKIEEQLQQDDAQAEQLRKQIADLTAENQRLHRELQSYEADGEMLKSALINAQRMGENVIREANQKAEEIIHRANLRGDDIIRDANELLQKASDRADEIESEANDKRLAEEREYDRVRLEVTRFKSDVLNLYRSHVESLSRLPEFQKDEKADADKKAADEPAEPAAEESVEDQAAVQQPEAEAPAQEPDTAGKETDSAADAEDDKAAESSEDFWEKDESQLKLDPPADAKPDGPDYDAFQGVKFSE, from the coding sequence GTGCAATTTGAAAAAAACCTCCGCGGCTACCGCACGGAGGACGTAGACCGTTTTCTGGACAAGATCGAGGAGCAGCTGCAGCAGGATGATGCGCAGGCGGAGCAGCTCCGCAAGCAGATCGCAGATCTGACGGCGGAAAACCAACGCCTGCACCGGGAACTGCAGAGCTATGAGGCGGACGGCGAGATGCTCAAGAGTGCGCTGATCAATGCGCAGCGCATGGGTGAGAACGTCATCCGTGAAGCCAACCAGAAGGCCGAGGAGATCATCCACCGTGCCAACCTGCGCGGCGACGACATCATCCGTGACGCCAACGAGCTGCTGCAGAAGGCAAGCGACCGCGCCGACGAGATCGAGAGCGAGGCCAACGACAAGCGTCTGGCCGAAGAGCGCGAATATGACCGTGTGCGGCTGGAAGTGACCCGCTTCAAGTCCGACGTGCTCAACCTGTACCGCAGCCATGTGGAGAGCCTGAGCCGTCTGCCGGAGTTCCAGAAGGACGAGAAGGCTGATGCCGACAAGAAGGCCGCGGACGAGCCTGCTGAACCTGCCGCAGAAGAGTCCGTGGAGGATCAGGCAGCCGTTCAGCAGCCTGAGGCGGAGGCCCCTGCACAGGAGCCGGACACCGCCGGCAAGGAAACCGATTCTGCCGCTGATGCCGAGGACGACAAGGCGGCTGAGAGCAGTGAGGATTTCTGGGAAAAAGATGAAAGCCAGCTCAAGCTGGATCCTCCTGCGGATGCAAAGCCGGACGGACCGGACTATGATGCCTTCCAGGGCGTCAAGTTCAGCGAGTAA